One window of the Dongia rigui genome contains the following:
- the lysA gene encoding diaminopimelate decarboxylase, whose amino-acid sequence MSHFHYENGEFYAEGVPVSRIAAEVGTPFYCYSTAKLTDNFTNFDAALGGLNAKLYFSCKANSNQAVIRTLAQLGAGADVVSVGEMYRALKAGIPAGEIVFAGVGKTRTEMAEALKAGIYQFNVESPGELRALNEVALSLGKRAPVALRINPDVDAKTHAKISTGKSENKFGIDIDHAPAIYAEAASLPGIDVKGLACHIGSQLTDIAPYRHAFQKMSDLVKALRGKGHSVERVDLGGGIGITYRDEQTISFSDYTNAVAENFGNMGLKLEAEPGRAIVGNAGILVARVINVKEGVSRNFVIVDAAMNDLIRPTLYDAYHQIQPVRQPADDAPVTKVDVVGPICETGDQFAEQRPLPPLVADDLVVFREAGAYGAVMSSTYNTRPLLPEVLVKGDKFEVVRPRQTYDAIIGQDRLPAWL is encoded by the coding sequence ATGAGCCATTTCCACTATGAGAACGGCGAGTTCTACGCCGAGGGCGTGCCTGTGAGCCGGATTGCGGCTGAGGTTGGCACGCCCTTCTATTGCTATTCGACGGCGAAGCTCACCGATAACTTCACCAATTTTGACGCGGCGCTGGGCGGGCTCAATGCCAAGCTTTATTTCTCGTGCAAGGCCAACTCGAACCAGGCCGTGATCCGGACATTGGCGCAACTCGGCGCCGGCGCCGACGTCGTCTCGGTGGGCGAGATGTACCGCGCGCTGAAGGCCGGCATTCCGGCGGGCGAGATCGTCTTTGCGGGTGTGGGCAAGACGCGCACCGAAATGGCCGAGGCGCTGAAGGCCGGCATCTACCAGTTCAATGTCGAATCTCCAGGTGAATTGCGGGCGCTCAATGAAGTGGCCCTCAGCCTTGGCAAGCGCGCACCCGTCGCCTTGCGCATCAATCCGGATGTCGACGCCAAGACCCATGCCAAGATCTCGACCGGCAAGTCGGAGAACAAGTTCGGTATCGATATCGACCATGCCCCGGCGATTTATGCCGAAGCCGCATCCCTGCCGGGCATTGATGTGAAGGGCCTTGCCTGCCATATCGGCTCGCAGCTCACCGACATCGCCCCCTATCGCCACGCGTTCCAGAAGATGTCGGATCTGGTGAAGGCGCTGCGCGGCAAGGGGCACAGTGTCGAGCGCGTCGATCTCGGTGGCGGCATCGGCATCACCTATCGCGACGAACAGACCATCAGCTTCTCCGACTACACCAATGCGGTGGCGGAGAATTTCGGCAATATGGGGCTGAAGCTGGAGGCCGAGCCTGGCCGCGCCATCGTCGGCAATGCCGGTATCCTGGTCGCGCGCGTGATCAATGTGAAGGAAGGTGTCAGCCGCAATTTCGTCATCGTCGATGCGGCGATGAACGACCTCATCCGCCCGACCCTTTACGACGCCTATCACCAGATCCAGCCGGTGCGCCAGCCGGCGGATGATGCGCCGGTCACGAAGGTCGATGTGGTGGGGCCGATTTGTGAAACCGGCGACCAGTTTGCGGAACAGCGGCCGCTGCCGCCGCTGGTGGCCGACGACCTGGTGGTGTTCCGCGAGGCGGGCGCCTATGGCGCGGTCATGTCCTCGACCTACAACACCCGGCCGCTGCTGCCGGAAGTGCTGGTGAAAGGCGATAAGTTTGAGGTGGTTAGGCCCCGTCAAACTTATGACGCAATCATCGGTCAAGACAGGCTGCCCGCCTGGCTGTAA